The nucleotide window CGATGTTGACGTGCGGCTTAGTCCGCTCGAACTTCGCCTTCGCCACTGGTGTCCTCCTGTGGACTGTGTCTTTTCTTCTCGCCCGGCACGCCGATAAGGCGCTCAGGACTCTGTCGACTGCTCGTGCACGTGCGGTCCTCGACGGACCGCACGTGCCTCAACGCGTCAGGCGCCGGTGGCCTTAGCGATGATCTCCTTCGCGACGCTCTGAGGAACCTCGGCGTAGGAGTCGAACTGCATGCTGTAGCTCGCCCGGCCCTGAGTCTTCGACCGCAGGTCGCCGACGTAGCCGAACATCTCCGAGAGCGGCACCAGTGCCTTGATGACGCGAGCGCCGTGACGCTCCTCCATCGACTGGATGATGCCGCGGCGGGAGTTGAGGTCACCGATGACGTCACCCATGTTGTCCTCAGGGGTGGTGACCTCAACGGACATCATCGGCTCGAGGAGTGCGGGGTCGGCCTTGCGGGCCGCCTCCTTCATCACGATCGAGCCGGCGATCTTGAACGCCATTTCCGACGAGTCGACCTCGTGGAACTGACCGTCCACCAGTGTCAGCTTCACGCCGACAAGCGGGTAGCCGGCGAGGACGCCGTACTGCAGCGAGTCCTGCGCGCCCGCGTCCACCGAGGGGATGTACTCCTTGGGGATGCGACCGCCGGACACCGCGTTGACGAACTCGTAGGTCGGGCCGTCCGCCGCGAGCGGCAGGGGCTCGACGGTGACGACGACCTTCGCGTACTGGCCCGAGCCACCGGTCTGCTTCTTGTGCACGTAGGTGAGCTTCTCCACGGTGCCGCGGATGGTCTCACGGTACGCCACCTGCGGCTTACCGATGTTCGCCTCGACGTTGAACTCGCGGCGCATGCGGTCCACGAGGATGTCGAGGTGCAGCTCGCCCATGCCGGCGATGACCGTCTGACCGGTCTCCTCGTCGTTGAAGACGCGGAAGGTCGGGTCCTCCTCGGCGAGGCGCTGAATCGCGACGCCCAGCTTCTCCTGGTCCGACTTGGTCTTCGGTTCGATGGCGACCTGGATGACCGGCTCCGGGAAGGTCATCGACTCCAGGATGACCGGGTTCGCCGGGTCGCTGAGCGTGTCGCCGGTGGTGGTCTGCTTGAGACCCTGGACGGCGATGATGTCGCCGGCCTGCGCCGACGGGCGCTCCTCACGCTTGTTCGCGTGCATCTGGTAGATCTTGCCGATCCGCTCCTTGCGGTCCTTGGTGGAGTTGACCACCTGGGAGCCGGAATCGAGCGTGCCGGAGTAGACCCGGACGTAGGTGAGCTTGCCGAGGTGCTTGTCCGTCTGAATCTTGAACGCCAGGCCCGAGAAGGGCTCGTCGTTCGACGGCTTGCGCACGATCGGGGTCTCACCGTCGACGGCCGTACCGTCGATCGCGGGGACGTCCAGCGGCGACGGCAGGAAGTCGACGACGGCGTCGAGCATGGGCTGAACGCCCTTGTTCTTGAACGCCGAGCCACACAGCACCGGGTTGGCCTTGCTGGCGATCGTGGCGCGCCGGATGGCGGCCTTGATCTCGTCCTGGGAGACCTCTTCGCCCTCGAGGTACTTCTCCATGACGAAGTCGTCCACGTCGGCGAGCGTCTCGATGAGCTTCTCGCGCCACTCGGTCGCGGAGTCCAGCAGATCTGCCGGGATCTCCTCGATCGCGTAGTCCTCACCCTTGGTGGTCTCGCCACGCCAGGTGAGCGCCCGCATGCCGATCAGGTCGACGACGCCGATGTGGTCACCCTCGAGCCCGATCGGGATCTGGAGGACGAGCGGCGTGGCGTTGAGCCGGTCGATCATCATCTGCACGCAGCGG belongs to Amorphoplanes digitatis and includes:
- the fusA gene encoding elongation factor G — its product is MAAADALAKVRNIGIMAHIDAGKTTTTERILFYTGITYKIGEVHEGAAVMDWMEQEQERGITITSAATKCEWNGYTIQIIDTPGHVDFTVEVERSLRVLDGAVAVYDGVAGVEPQTENVWRQADKYHVPRMCFVNKLDRTGADFFRCVQMMIDRLNATPLVLQIPIGLEGDHIGVVDLIGMRALTWRGETTKGEDYAIEEIPADLLDSATEWREKLIETLADVDDFVMEKYLEGEEVSQDEIKAAIRRATIASKANPVLCGSAFKNKGVQPMLDAVVDFLPSPLDVPAIDGTAVDGETPIVRKPSNDEPFSGLAFKIQTDKHLGKLTYVRVYSGTLDSGSQVVNSTKDRKERIGKIYQMHANKREERPSAQAGDIIAVQGLKQTTTGDTLSDPANPVILESMTFPEPVIQVAIEPKTKSDQEKLGVAIQRLAEEDPTFRVFNDEETGQTVIAGMGELHLDILVDRMRREFNVEANIGKPQVAYRETIRGTVEKLTYVHKKQTGGSGQYAKVVVTVEPLPLAADGPTYEFVNAVSGGRIPKEYIPSVDAGAQDSLQYGVLAGYPLVGVKLTLVDGQFHEVDSSEMAFKIAGSIVMKEAARKADPALLEPMMSVEVTTPEDNMGDVIGDLNSRRGIIQSMEERHGARVIKALVPLSEMFGYVGDLRSKTQGRASYSMQFDSYAEVPQSVAKEIIAKATGA